Below is a genomic region from Citrobacter europaeus.
TTTTCTTCAAACACGCCTAAAATTGAAGCCATTGCTTATGATAATGGACTTCCTCCTGTTGTTGCTACTCAGGAGGAGTACAATGAACGGCTGGATTCGTTACACAAAATACAATGGCATAGTAAATTAGATTTATTATGTAAAAAGGCTGAAGAAAACTATACTTGGCTAAGTATCAACGACTAAAAGCTTTTTTAGACGTCCCTGAAAGATTTATTGGTGTTTTTTTAGGGACGTATTAAAAATAAAGTGATATTGCTAATCAAGCCATCCGCCAATAAGGCCTTGTTTAATAACTCTGGATTTTATAAGTTCATTAAGTATCGGGTTCTTTAATGATTCGGTGGTGGTGTCAGCATCCCCTATGACGTGCCTGAAAGTTTCAGGTTTCATGGTGAATAGCAGGGTGCTGAAATTACATATAATAGCCGTTGGTGCTAAATCAATCACCGGTAAAATTTCAAAAGGAATGTTGTTAGGTAGAGTGTATATATTATCTCTGGAAAATGCGGAAAGTATTTTTGCTCTGTTCTCTGGATGGTTAATAGGATGGGCTTTGAATATAATCCTGTCATCTGGTTTGATGATCCCAGCAGTTCTCATTTTATGAATCTTTAGGACTTGTTTTTCTGTGATAACGTTATCTTTTTGACGATTGTAATATCCAGAACCCATGTACAATAAACTATTTTCCTGTTTGATTTCTTTCTTTATTTCATTGATGGATGAGTTTGTTAAGTTCAGCAGCGAGAGGCAAAATGCAAGCTGTTTGGGTGAAATGGTTTTAATATTCGCAGTCGTTAATGCGGTAGTGTTTTTCTGTATAGATTTATGGAAAGATGAAGTGGATAATAATTTCCACTTTTGTTCGTGCTGAACCATTAAATGATAAGTGACATCAAAAAAATGATGCCACAGGTAATTCATTAGTAATGGCCAGGATTCTCTAAGGTAACCAGAGAAGGGATTGATTTCATTTTGCAGGATAGTCTGTAAATATTTAATATGAACAGCACTTACTTCTGGAAAAAGAGTACTGCGTATTTCACTAAGTTTTAGCCTCTCACCTATACTGCGGATGCCATCGTCATATAAATGTATCTTGATTTGTTCTTTTTTCAACAATTTAGATATGGCGGCGATTACGGGATATAGTTCAACATTGGTAAATACAATATTAGAGTGAACCTCAACTATTTTAGGTTGAGTTCGTTGAATGACATTGATTAGTTTAGCTATAAAGTCAGGAGTGACAGCATAAGGTTGCTTAATGTAATAAGTATTTGTATCTTTTAACTGAAATGGAGTCACTTCATTGCGGTACCAACATATAATTTTGAGAATATTAAGATCATATGCGCACTCCGCAAAATTCAACATCTGCGGGATGACGGGGACGGAACCGGATGAAAGGTATATTTTTAAAATATCCATGTTTTTAATTTTTAGTCATAGTTGATGTAGGCTGTATTGTTTATATGACATGTTAACTAACAATGCCTTTAAGTATGTCGATGATTATTGACTCCAGTTTCTGGCTGGCGTTGATATTATCTTTGGGGAATAATCTGGCTACGGCCTGTTCTCTGTCTTTTGCTTGTTCGTCTTTGAATAGTGCCTGATGCAAAATATTGGTAATATTGTCTCGCGTAAATTTATAGCGATAATTTCCTTCTATTGGCAAGAGCTCATAGTTAGGCTCAAAGTTGCTATGTTCACCTTGCTGGATATCTAACGTTAAAATTGGTTTTTGTGTTAACAGGAAATCAAACATGATAGATGAATAGTCAGTTATCAAAATATCAAATTTATTAAGGAACGGATAAACGTCCGTGTCGGCATCAATAAAATAAAAATTATTTATTTTTAGTGTATTGCTGTTGAAATTAACGGCACGGTATGGATGTGTTTTAATAAATACATCTATATTATTTTTGCTGGTATAGTGAAGAAGGTTTGTGAGCATTTCCCTGCTTAAGAGGTCAGTACTTTCAAATCGTTGCCAGGTAGGGGCAATGAATATCTTCTTCCTTTTGCTGGCCAGTCCTCTTAGTGTTCTGGCGTCAAGTTTTGCACCCAATAGTTCTAATGGCATCGCATTACGAAGCAACACCTCATTACGAGGGTACCCAGCATTTATAAGGTTTTGGCAGCCAAATACTTCTCTCCAGTAATTGTTTAAAATCTCTGTGGTGCTTAATACATAATCCGCACGGGATGCCCAGGCTAAAGATGTGCTAAAACCAAGGTCTGTCATACTGAAATAGGATGTTAACTGCAGTAATAGATTTTTAACCGAGATGCCATGCCATAGTTGAATATGTTTTGCGCCCTCCAGACATGCAAAGTATGACCAGTTTCTATGTAAACTATGATGAGGGTTTACGCAGAAAATAGCTACCTGGGCTTCCAGTAATAAATTTATAGTTTCATCATTGTTTTTACCTAACAGATGCACAGGAAGTTGATGTTTTTTCAACATGTCATAAACGGCTTCATTCCATGTACACCATATACATTCTAAGTGCGGGTTCTTTACCATATGCAGATATAGATATTTAGTATTATCTGCAA
It encodes:
- a CDS encoding CDP-glycerol glycerophosphotransferase family protein, yielding MTMNNYPVVDHRLCQVLAQTSLKKTKNKNRILFFDRDAFADNTKYLYLHMVKNPHLECIWCTWNEAVYDMLKKHQLPVHLLGKNNDETINLLLEAQVAIFCVNPHHSLHRNWSYFACLEGAKHIQLWHGISVKNLLLQLTSYFSMTDLGFSTSLAWASRADYVLSTTEILNNYWREVFGCQNLINAGYPRNEVLLRNAMPLELLGAKLDARTLRGLASKRKKIFIAPTWQRFESTDLLSREMLTNLLHYTSKNNIDVFIKTHPYRAVNFNSNTLKINNFYFIDADTDVYPFLNKFDILITDYSSIMFDFLLTQKPILTLDIQQGEHSNFEPNYELLPIEGNYRYKFTRDNITNILHQALFKDEQAKDREQAVARLFPKDNINASQKLESIIIDILKGIVS